A single genomic interval of Lathyrus oleraceus cultivar Zhongwan6 chromosome 7, CAAS_Psat_ZW6_1.0, whole genome shotgun sequence harbors:
- the LOC127101474 gene encoding glucan endo-1,3-beta-glucosidase → MTLTCWYLFGSFIHLSYFALFRPNRGLFDRNTKLLYTNQFDALMDAVHSAMKALGYGDVDIAVGETGWPSVCDGWDACSVANAQSYNGQLIRHLAEGKGTPLMPNRRFETFIFALFNENQKPGPIAERNWGLFQPDFSSVYDAGILRNGQKPVAPVKGGGKTPTPRPVVGGQKWCVPKADASPGALQANINYVCSQGIDCRPIQPGGVCYAANNVKAIATYAMNAYYQANGKHDYNCDFSHSGVTTSVNPSHDNCRI, encoded by the exons ATGACTTTAACCTGTTGGTATCTCTTTGGAAGCTTTATTCATCTGTCTTACTTTGCATTGTTCAGACCAAACCGTGGCTTATTCGACAGGAACACAAAACTACTATACACAAACCAATTTGACGCTTTAATGGACGCGGTTCATTCGGCAATGAAGGCTCTTGGATATGGTGATGTTGATATCGCTGTTGGTGAAACGGGTTGGCCTTCTGTTTGTGATGGTTGGGATGCTTGTAGTGTGGCTAATGCTCAGAGTTATAATGGTCAGTTGATTAGGCATTTGGCGGAAGGGAAAGGGACACCATTAATGCCGAATAGACGGTTTGAGACTTTTATTTTTGCGTTGTTTAATGAGAATCAGAAACCTGGTCCTATTGCTGAACGTAATTGGGGACTCTTTCAACCTGATTTCTCTTCGGTTTATGATGCTGGAATCCTGCGTAACGGACAG AAACCAGTAGCACCGGTAAAAGGAGGAGGAAAAACGCCAACGCCGCGTCCGGTAGTTGGAGGGCAGAAATGGTGTGTGCCAAAGGCGGATGCGAGCCCTGGAGCATTACAAGCGAATATAAACTATGTTTGCAGCCAAGGAATTGATTGCAGGCCGATCCAACCGGGAGGAGTTTGTTATGCTGCCAACAATGTTAAGGCAATTGCCACTTATGCGATGAATGCTTACTATCAGGCTAATGGAAAACATGATTACAATTGCGACTTCTCGCATTCTGGTGTTACTACTTCAGTTAATCCAA GTCATGATAATTGTAGAATCTGA